The Sulfuricystis thermophila genome segment TGGCGCGGCTCTATGGCGCATGCTACGACGTCGAAAGCGAGATCACCGTCACGGCGGGCGCGACGCAGGCGATCTTCACCGCCATCGCTGCCTGCGTGCGGCCCGGCGACGAGGTGATCGTCTTCGCGCCGGTCTATGACAGCTACCTGCCGGCGATCACCCTGCAGGGAGGAGCCGCGAAGGTCATCAATCTCGCGCCACCTCATTTCCGGCCTGACTGGGGCGAAGTCGCCGCCGCGATCACGCCGCGGACGCGGATGATCATCCTCAATACGCCGCACAACCCGACCGGCACGGTGTGGACGGCGGACGACATGGCCGCGCTGTCACGTCTGGTGCGTGACACCGACATCGTGCTGCTCGGCGACGAGGTCTACGAGCACATCCTTTATACGGGCCGGCACGAGAGTCTGGCGCGGTTGCCCGAACTGCGCGAAAGGAGCTTCGTCGTCTCGAGTTTCGGCAAGACCTACCACATCACCGGCTGGAAGGTCGCCTACTGCCTCGCGCCGAAAGAGCTGACGACGGAGTTCCGCAAGGTGCACCAGTTCAACGTATTCACCGTGCACCACCCGTCGCAACTCGCGCTGGCCGATTTCATGCGTGCCGAGCCGGGCTTCGCGGACGGCTTGGCGGTGTTCTACCGGCAGAAGCGCGACTTCTTCAGGAAACAGTTGGAAGATTCGCGCTTCGAGTTGCTGCCCTCCGACGGCACCTATTTCCAGCTCGCGCGCTACGACAGGATCAGCGACCTGCCCGACACCGAGTTCGCGCGCTGGCTGACGACCGAAAAAGGCGTCGCCGTGATTCCGGTCTCGGCCTTCATGCCCGACGGCACGGACCACGGCCTGGTGCGTTTCTGCTTCGCGAAGAACGAGGCGACGCTGGCGGCGGCCGGCGAGAAGCTGCGCGCCGTCTGAGTGCCGTGTCGCGGAAGCCGACTTTCAGCGCGTGATCGGCCGATAGCGCAGGCGATGGGGCCGGGCGGCTTCCTCGCCGAGACGCTTCTTCTTGTCCTCCTCGTATTCGCGGAAGTTGCCCTCGAAAAAGAACCACTGTGAATCGCCTTCCGCCGCGAGGATGTGCGTGGCGATGCGGTCGAGGAACCAGCGGTCGTGCGAGATCACCAGCACGCAGCCGGCGAATTCGAGCAGCGCATCTTCCAGTGCGCGCAGGGTTTCGACGTCGAGGTCGTTCGAGGGCTCGTCGAGCAAGAGCACGTTGCCGCCCTGGATCAGGATTTTCGCCAGATGCAGCCGGCCGCGCTCGCCGCCCGAAAGATTGCCGACGATCTTCTGCTGATCCGCGCCCTTGAAGTTGAAGCGGCCGAGATAGGCGCGGCTGGGCATCTCGAACTTGCCGACGGTGATCACGTCCTGACCGTTCGAGACGGCCTCCCAGACGGTCTTGTCGT includes the following:
- a CDS encoding pyridoxal phosphate-dependent aminotransferase, which produces MAAPALPSRLPAVGTTIFTVMSRLANEHGAINLSQGFPDFAPPALLLERVTHHMQAGANQYPPMAGVLPLREAIAEKVARLYGACYDVESEITVTAGATQAIFTAIAACVRPGDEVIVFAPVYDSYLPAITLQGGAAKVINLAPPHFRPDWGEVAAAITPRTRMIILNTPHNPTGTVWTADDMAALSRLVRDTDIVLLGDEVYEHILYTGRHESLARLPELRERSFVVSSFGKTYHITGWKVAYCLAPKELTTEFRKVHQFNVFTVHHPSQLALADFMRAEPGFADGLAVFYRQKRDFFRKQLEDSRFELLPSDGTYFQLARYDRISDLPDTEFARWLTTEKGVAVIPVSAFMPDGTDHGLVRFCFAKNEATLAAAGEKLRAV